A single genomic interval of Anopheles marshallii chromosome 2, idAnoMarsDA_429_01, whole genome shotgun sequence harbors:
- the LOC128715345 gene encoding phospholipase A2-like, with translation MRPLGMTKPSTTPYIYTRATPPIALCLLYGVTLLHPRLYLSGNMKLFAIPLVCVVSIGVQTVGTKLLYKNVETFDFDNELDSRNDEQGKSRSNRTQERINLTVPGTKWCGPGNTASDYDDLGSNSEVDKCCRDHDHCDNIPAGETKYGLKNNDYFTRLHCKCDRDFQNCLRSVNTTFSNKLGNFYFTVRDQCYKKQHPIVDCAEHTNKVFLRRCVRYVLDASRSDMWQWFDLPFYDGNVLDGF, from the exons ATGCGACCGCTTGGAATGACAAAACCTTCCACAACtccatatatatatacacgcGCGACTCCACCAATTGCTTTGTGTCTTTTGTACGGCGTTACTTTGTTACATCCACGCCTGTACCTCTCCGGAAACATGAAGCTGTTTGCCATTCCTTTGGTTTGTGTGGTTTCGATCGGCGTGCAAACTGTTGGTACGAAGTTGCTGTACAAAAATGTGGAAACGTTTGACTTCGATAACGAGCTGGATAGTCGCAACGATGAGCAGGGAAAGTCGAGATCCAACCGAACTCAGGAACGAATCAATCTTACCGTACCAG gtACTAAGTGGTGTGGACCGGGTAATACAGCGAGCGATTACGATGATCTTGGCTCCAACTCGGAAGTTGACAAGTGCTGTCGCGATCATGATCATTGCGATAATATTCCAGCCGGTGAGACTAAATACGGGCTAAAGAATAACGATTACTTCACGAG GTTGCACTGTAAATGTGATCGGGACTTTCAGAACTGTCTACGCAGCGTTAACACGACCTTCTCCAACAAGCTCGGAAACTTCTACTTCACCGTCAGAGATCAGTGCTACAAGAAACAGCACCCAATAGTGGACTGTGCGGAGCACACCAACAA AGTTTTCCTTCGCCGTTGCGTGCGGTACGTGCTGGACGCATCCCGCAGCGACATGTGGCAATGGTTTGATCTTCCGTTCTACGATGGTAACGTATTGGATGGATTTTAG